In one window of Desulfarculaceae bacterium DNA:
- a CDS encoding tetratricopeptide repeat protein, protein MTAFRRLSSLLIPLLLLGLCLAAPSLAGGKEEIVAGNRAASKGQFKTAVKHYGKAIKAGDLSPANLAVAYNNRGSANDDLGRRKAALADFASALKLKPDYAEAYYNRSFAYEKMGKLKAALADAKKAAKLQPKDETYLQREYYLATKQK, encoded by the coding sequence TGTTGATCCCGCTGTTGCTCCTGGGCCTGTGCCTGGCCGCGCCCTCATTGGCCGGCGGCAAGGAAGAGATCGTGGCCGGCAACCGCGCCGCGTCCAAGGGCCAGTTCAAGACCGCGGTAAAGCACTATGGCAAGGCCATCAAGGCCGGCGACCTGAGCCCGGCCAACCTGGCCGTGGCCTACAACAACCGGGGCAGCGCCAACGACGACCTGGGACGCCGCAAGGCCGCCCTGGCCGACTTTGCCTCGGCCCTGAAGCTCAAGCCCGACTACGCCGAGGCCTACTACAACCGCTCCTTTGCCTACGAGAAGATGGGCAAGCTGAAGGCCGCCCTGGCCGACGCCAAGAAGGCGGCCAAGCTACAGCCCAAGGACGAAACTTATTTGCAGCGGGAGTATTACCTGGCCACCAAACAAAAGTAG